The DNA segment TCAATTTAAATTAGTCCAGCAATGAAAACACTGGATGTGTACACATCAAAAGATCCCAAAATCGGAATATCCAAAGAAACCGATCACATCCAAAACTGCTTGATGTAAAAACTCTATTCATTTCTTTACTTCTAGGCAGCTGCACCCTCCGACAAAAACGCTCTTCCTGGTTGCCGTTTGGCCAATGGTCCATGACATCCCAGGAACTGAAATTTTAATCGGTTAGTTAGTTCCTTGCACCAATGGAAATACATAGCACGCCAATAAGAAATTCAACACATCGTATACAAGTAGCAAATATATTGCAAAATATAATCAAGTAATCGACAGACCTTAGCATTGACACCATCAGATGCAATCCTGTTCTCAGATTTCCATTTCACGTAATCAGTACGGTTGAATTTAGTAAAACCCCTGAAATACAGATGGAGAAACAAGTcataaatttgtttaaaatgtTTAAAGAAGAAAACCAAATGCGAGATAAATTTGCGCAAAAATGTTTAAAGAAGGAAACCAACGCAAAATACAAGTAAAAACTACATTTCACAGTCAGCAAGAcaaatatatcaaaaaaatattagcAAACTGGCATACCACTTCCTGCTGACAATGATCTTTTGACGACCAGGGAACTTGAACTTTGCACGACGCAGAGCCTCCTGAGAATGGGGGCTGTTGCTATCTTTGCATCGGACAGAAAGAAGAACCTGGCCAATGGCGACACGGGCACAAACACCCTGAGGCTTGCCAAAAGCACCTCTCATTCCAGTTTGGAGCCTATCAGCGCCAGCACATGACAACATCTTGTTGATACGCAGTACATGGAAGGGATGTACCCTGACCCTCAAATGGAAAGCATCCTTTCCTGCAAACTTGGTCATGTACTTGTTGCATGCAATACGAGCAGCTTCAAGCGCCTCGCTGGATACGTTCTCCTTCTCCCAACTGACCAAATGAACACAGAATGGAAATTCATCCACTCCTTTCTTCTTCATTCCCACGTCATAGATCCTGATCTTGGGATCTGGCACACCACGGCAGTACCGAGACTTAGGGTAAGGCTTATTCTTGATCTGGCGATAACACCTCGCAGGTCCTACAGTAAAGATTCAGCTTGTTATCTCATCACTATTTTATCAATGTCATAAAAATACACATGCATTTAATCCCAAGGTTGTTTATTTTAAGCCTTTTAAATATACTACATGTGAAAATATAGGTACTCCCTAAAAATAGAAACATCAGATTTGACATGTTGAAGGTCAAAAAACTGAAAAATCTAGACGGATGACTTCCACAGAATTTCCATCTTGAATTTCGTTAAAAACTTGTAAAAGATATACATAAGGCTATTCCATCGATAAAGCACCCACTCAGAACTATACCCTACTGCGCACCCAAAAACAGGCACCTGACTTGGTTTCGAAAACCTAAAATGTAAATTTCTCTTCTTCCTCCTCTTACTTCTTTTTTCTCatgattttacaaaaaaaaaaaatcaaaatcattcaCTATTTATTCTTTCTCGCAATTTAATTCCACTCGGTTACTCAAGAAAACATATCACTTTGACATTTCCTTTTTTCCAgacaatttataataaaaagatAAACAAGCGTCGCGATGATTCAGGTATACATTAATTTTTATTCCTCACATGCTATGCATCTTGGCAATCAAAATATGTTCTCCACAGACCGAGATTCATTACACGATTGCAGAAATAATCCAGAAGTACACTCGAtccaaatcataaataaatagacTAACACTAACTTTATCaacaaaaaaaggaaaaagcCTCCATCTAAATCGTCAAAACCAAAACTACCCTAGCAATTTCTTGGTTGGTAACTGGAAATATGTTATTCAGATTAACCAACATACTATTCAGAACACTTTAATGAAAAATTGATGAACTAAATATGTCGTCCAAGAGAACAcctttataaaaattaaatcaatctCGCCCAAGCAATTGAACAACTTATGCTGAAGGCGGCTGACCACAAATCAAAGCTCTTACAGAAAACAAGCATATAATCCTCTAAGAAACAGAAACTTGTATAAGCCCAATTTTCGAATTAACTTCAATCCGATCGAAAATGTAAAAGCTGgggaaaaaatcatatataaaagaaaacaaaacatTCTCAAAGATCGCAAGCAATTGATATGGGACCGCTCCATCATAGCTCAAATCCATGACTCTAAATGAAGAATGTAATAAGCCAACATTCAATCATTGATAAAATAGACAAGTTATTTATCAATTGCAAAGAGAAAGAGAAGACTTACTTCTTCCCATTGTTGGTATTCCACCAGCAGCTTGAAATGAACGTAGAAACCCTAGATGATGTTAGCTCATATATAGCCAATTCTTTTtggtttggtttttttttttttttttttttttttttttttcgcgcGGGCTTACGTATGGGCTTCCGTCAGAGGCAAGAAATTAGATAAAATTTTGGACTAAGTCCACACTAACTAAATGGGCCTGGTTATGATCCAGTTTCTCGGGccgaaatataattattttccaTTTGGAGGATTTTTAGgattgaaaaaacaaaaacaaaaaataccaaaataaaaaggaaattttcaaattttatttatttatttatttttcttgtttttattgttaaaatcttactattttattataataaaaactcTTTAATTATCTAACTTTTAATTCATTCTGTTAGCATCGAAATGCTGCTGTTGAGGTAGAACAAATAGTGAGAAGCTACTTCTTCAACTGAAAGACTTAAAAGGTGTCTACTGGTCTAGCAGTGAGTTCAGCAGTGTTAGCCGATGAACTCTTTTTTTTCTCTGAATCTCCAGAAGTCAACCAACAAGATAAGGTTGTGCGGAAAAGGTCAACTAGAGATTTGACTAGCATCATCTCAATCTACTGAAGTATATTAATGAGTATAAAAGCAGTAGATGACACAAAGATTGTTTCTGAATGTTCGAAGACTCAACTGCTCACACGACACTTCTTCTTCTGGTTCTTTGAAAAGGTACCATTAGAAAACTTTGAGTATTAAAACCCTTGCAACACCCCACCTCAGCTAGGACTTATTCTACTGCCTACAACTGAGACTCCTATTATCTATGAACCAGTTTTCTACTGATTCTTACAAGATTATTTTGGTCAATTCACTCAACTGATTAGTTTACATAGATTGTATAACTCAACACATAACACGAAGTGATCCTAAAAGATCTGTTATATCTTGATGCGTGTGCTAGCGTTATTCGGCTTTTGTAAATGATATTCTTTTGTAAGAGTTGAACTCTTCTTGAATGTATATAACAACTGAAATTGTTCAGTTGCTTCTTTGTAAGTGATGTGAGTTCTTGTAAGCCGGTTTCTTGTTCTAAATGTTGTGGTCTCTTTTTATAGCTGCAAGATAACGGTCGTTTTGATTCAAATACATCCGTTGATTAATAGTTGTTTTCTTGTCTTTTAGTTTATTGTATAGCGGTACACTGTGGCTGCGCAAGTCAGTGCACTAGAGACCTTTGGGTAAAAGCTTGGACTTATTAATAAGATGTTCTGATCTGGTCTGATCTTTTTCTATTGTTTGTTATTTGAGTTTCTTCTTCTATTTCTGCTTCTGCTGTTTTGAGATTTTCTGCTTTGCGGTCTTCTATTGTTGTTGTTGATGTGTGACGCCGTATTGTTAAACACTAAAACTTAGGCAACTACTTTCttaacaatttccccctttttggtgtctGACAAAACTTAAGAGCAATGTATTATTTTGTCATTGACAAACACATCGACTCTTAAAAAAACCTTCAATGCTAGATGAATCTTCTGTTGTCTGATGTTGTTCTGATGTCtcttgatattttgattgattttttgaaTATATTGAGGTTTTTGTCTACTGTTGATTGTTCTACTAGTGAGTGTCTTCATACCACTAGTCACAATTCTGATTTGGATCTACTGATTTGTTCTTCTGCTGGTTGGGAAATATATCTGTTTAGTGTTCCTCCACAATTACTGCTTCTGCTGAAGTCTAGTAATTTGGTATTCTGCTATTGTTGATTGGACTTGACTTCTCTTGCTGAGGGATGTCTTTTCAGTAATAGTCTATCCCTAGTCTAGAATTTCTGAAGATACTATAATTTATGAGGTTGATGTTTCCAAGGAGGCGTCTCTTTATATCTGTCAGTACCTGTCATTTCATGAAAAAATGATCATGCAAACAGTTCTTTATATTCAAATTTTCATCCATAAAAGAGGAATTTagtcaaaaaataaattatggaGGTGTTTAGACATATTTGTGATGATGAAGTTGCAACAAAAATACTGTTACTACGGGCCAAGATAGAGTTTCTCAAAAGAGTTCTAGTAACGTCCCCTCGTCAAGCGATTGTAAGAATGGAAAAGTATATGCATAGACTTGGTACAACTAATCTTGAGGAGGTTTTTAGCCCGGATGGCGTCTACCTTCTTTCACTAATGAAGGAACTAAGTTCTTTAGGTAAGATTGTTGCACATCCAAGATACCAGAGGGCTTTGGCTGGTGAATTAGGTATCTATATGTGAGGTTGTGGAAGATGGCAATTGAAAGACAAATTTGTAATGCTAGGAGGCAAATATGAATGAATTATGTTTCCTTGTTAATTTTGCTCCTA comes from the Henckelia pumila isolate YLH828 chromosome 1, ASM3356847v2, whole genome shotgun sequence genome and includes:
- the LOC140889281 gene encoding large ribosomal subunit protein uL16-like gives rise to the protein MGRRPARCYRQIKNKPYPKSRYCRGVPDPKIRIYDVGMKKKGVDEFPFCVHLVSWEKENVSSEALEAARIACNKYMTKFAGKDAFHLRVRVHPFHVLRINKMLSCAGADRLQTGMRGAFGKPQGVCARVAIGQVLLSVRCKDSNSPHSQEALRRAKFKFPGRQKIIVSRKWGFTKFNRTDYVKWKSENRIASDGVNAKFLGCHGPLAKRQPGRAFLSEGAAA